Proteins co-encoded in one Paracoccus aestuarii genomic window:
- a CDS encoding fasciclin domain-containing protein has protein sequence MTIRFTKTGASILAATLALGAPALAQNTMVGGAEMLPERNIVENAVNSADHTTLVAAVQAAGLAETLSGPGPFTVFAPTNAAFDKLPAGTVDTLLQPENLEQLQTVLTCHVVPTEAFSPAVGNMIMSGGGSAELETVGGCTLTASIRDTDNALLITDENGNTATVNIPDVDQSNGVIHVIDTVLLPAS, from the coding sequence ATGACCATTCGCTTCACCAAGACCGGCGCCTCGATCCTGGCCGCGACCCTGGCCCTGGGCGCGCCCGCCCTGGCACAGAACACCATGGTCGGCGGAGCCGAGATGCTGCCCGAGCGCAACATCGTCGAGAACGCCGTGAATTCGGCCGATCACACCACGCTGGTCGCGGCGGTCCAGGCCGCGGGCCTGGCCGAGACGCTGTCCGGCCCCGGACCCTTCACCGTCTTCGCCCCCACCAACGCCGCCTTCGACAAGCTGCCCGCCGGCACCGTCGACACCCTGCTGCAGCCCGAGAACCTGGAACAGCTGCAGACCGTCCTGACCTGCCACGTGGTCCCGACCGAGGCCTTCTCGCCCGCCGTCGGCAACATGATCATGTCGGGCGGCGGCTCGGCCGAACTGGAGACCGTGGGCGGCTGCACGCTGACCGCGTCGATCCGCGACACCGACAACGCGCTGCTGATCACGGACGAGAACGGCAACACCGCCACGGTCAACATCCCCGACGTGGACCAGTCGAACGGCGTGATCCACGTCATCGACACGGTCCTGCTGCCGGCCTCGTAA
- a CDS encoding anti-sigma factor, whose translation MTPDTPLTPAEETEALAAEQALGLLEGDEAREARARMDADPAFARAVCDWQERLAAMAEDLTPVMAPARARQAIRERLGHATPPLSNDPAAPRPWWRGPIGALAGLAAAAAVAVAIWLPGTGTTPAQPGYQARLESPEAALAVTARVTDRQLEVALQGQPAPQGRDWEIWWIADADATPLSLGVVPRDGSARIDLPQGLEPGPQVQLALSDEPTGGSPTGQATGPVLAIAALTSM comes from the coding sequence ATGACCCCTGATACCCCCCTGACCCCGGCCGAGGAAACCGAGGCCCTGGCCGCCGAACAGGCTTTGGGCCTGCTGGAGGGCGACGAGGCCCGCGAGGCCCGCGCCCGCATGGATGCCGACCCGGCCTTCGCCCGCGCCGTCTGCGACTGGCAGGAACGGCTGGCCGCCATGGCCGAGGATCTGACCCCCGTCATGGCCCCCGCCCGCGCGCGTCAGGCCATCCGCGAAAGGCTGGGCCATGCGACCCCGCCGCTGAGCAACGACCCCGCCGCGCCGCGCCCGTGGTGGCGGGGCCCGATCGGCGCGCTGGCCGGGCTGGCCGCCGCCGCGGCCGTTGCGGTCGCCATCTGGCTGCCGGGCACGGGCACGACGCCCGCCCAGCCCGGCTATCAGGCCCGGCTGGAATCCCCCGAGGCCGCGCTTGCGGTCACGGCCCGCGTCACCGACCGCCAGCTGGAGGTCGCCCTGCAGGGCCAGCCCGCGCCCCAAGGCCGCGATTGGGAGATCTGGTGGATCGCTGATGCCGATGCGACGCCGCTGTCGCTCGGGGTGGTGCCGCGTGACGGATCGGCGCGCATCGACCTGCCCCAAGGGCTGGAACCCGGGCCGCAGGTCCAGCTGGCCCTCTCGGACGAACCGACCGGCGGGTCGCCCACGGGCCAGGCGACCGGGCCGGTGCTGGCCATCGCCGCGCTCACGTCCATGTGA
- a CDS encoding sigma-70 family RNA polymerase sigma factor, whose amino-acid sequence MTDPRHTQLEKLISRIALGDRDAFDALYDATSAKLHAVCMSVLRDRPEAEETLQEVYIRIWQGAGRYAANGLSPMTWLITIARNRAIDRLRARAARPATAPEDAALDMACPAPGPESETILAQQRRMLDECLNRLAEPQAIAVRAVYLEGASYADLAESAGIPINTARSWLRRSLLRLKDCVSQ is encoded by the coding sequence GTGACAGACCCCCGCCATACCCAGCTGGAAAAGCTGATATCGCGCATTGCCCTGGGTGACCGCGACGCCTTCGATGCGCTCTATGACGCGACATCGGCCAAGCTGCACGCCGTCTGCATGTCCGTCCTGCGCGACCGCCCCGAGGCCGAGGAGACCCTGCAGGAGGTGTATATCCGCATCTGGCAGGGCGCGGGACGCTATGCCGCGAACGGGCTGTCGCCGATGACCTGGCTGATCACCATCGCGCGCAACCGCGCCATCGACCGGCTGCGCGCCCGCGCCGCCCGCCCCGCCACCGCCCCCGAGGATGCGGCCCTGGACATGGCCTGCCCCGCCCCCGGCCCCGAATCGGAAACCATCCTGGCCCAGCAGCGCCGCATGCTGGACGAATGCCTGAACCGGCTGGCCGAACCCCAGGCCATCGCCGTGCGCGCCGTCTATCTGGAGGGCGCCAGCTATGCCGATCTGGCCGAAAGCGCGGGCATCCCCATCAATACCGCCCGCAGCTGGCTGCGCCGCAGCCTGTTGCGCCTGAAGGACTGCGTCAGCCAATGA
- the cobS gene encoding cobaltochelatase subunit CobS, with amino-acid sequence MLDMNAKPTEEIDLREVFGLDSDMKVRGFAERTERVPDIDSTYKFDPDTTMAILAGFAYNRRVMVQGYHGTGKSTHIEQIAARLNWPCVRVNLDSHVSRIDLIGKDAIKLVDGKQVTVFHEGILPWALRNPTAIVFDEYDAGRADVMFVIQRVLEADGKLTLLDQNEVITPNPYFRLFATANTVGLGDTTGLYHGTQQINQGQMDRWSLVATLNYLRHDAEAAIVLAKVPQYNTEKGRKIINQMVTLADLTRTAFMQGDLSTVMSPRTVIAWAQNARIFDNVGYAFRLTFLNKCDELERQTVAEFYQRLFDEELPESAVAKAG; translated from the coding sequence ATGCTGGACATGAACGCCAAACCCACCGAAGAGATCGACCTGCGCGAGGTGTTCGGTCTGGACAGCGACATGAAGGTGCGCGGCTTTGCCGAACGGACCGAGCGGGTGCCCGACATCGACAGCACCTACAAGTTCGACCCCGACACCACGATGGCGATCCTGGCGGGGTTTGCCTATAACCGCCGGGTAATGGTGCAGGGCTATCACGGCACGGGCAAATCGACCCATATCGAACAGATCGCGGCGCGGCTGAACTGGCCCTGCGTACGGGTGAACCTGGACAGCCATGTCAGCCGGATCGACCTGATCGGCAAGGACGCGATCAAGCTGGTGGACGGCAAGCAGGTCACCGTCTTCCACGAGGGCATCCTGCCTTGGGCCTTGCGCAACCCGACCGCGATCGTCTTCGACGAATATGACGCGGGCCGCGCGGACGTGATGTTCGTCATCCAGCGCGTACTGGAGGCGGACGGCAAGCTGACCCTGCTGGATCAGAACGAGGTCATCACGCCGAACCCCTATTTCCGCCTGTTCGCCACCGCGAATACGGTGGGCCTGGGCGACACGACCGGCCTTTACCACGGCACCCAGCAGATCAACCAGGGCCAGATGGACCGCTGGTCGCTGGTCGCCACGCTGAACTATCTGCGCCACGATGCCGAGGCCGCCATCGTGCTGGCCAAGGTGCCGCAATACAACACGGAAAAGGGCCGCAAGATCATCAACCAGATGGTCACCTTGGCCGACCTGACCCGCACCGCCTTCATGCAGGGCGACCTGTCCACGGTGATGAGCCCGCGCACGGTCATCGCCTGGGCCCAGAACGCGCGGATCTTCGACAATGTGGGCTATGCCTTCCGCCTGACCTTCCTGAACAAATGCGACGAGCTGGAGCGTCAGACCGTGGCCGAGTTCTATCAGCGCCTGTTCGACGAGGAACTGCCCGAAAGCGCCGTCGCCAAGGCGGGCTGA
- the nikR gene encoding nickel-responsive transcriptional regulator NikR — protein sequence MQRVTMTIDDSQLDALDAYADRRGYPSRSEAMRDILAGMQMAETDADPDAACIATLSYLFDHEARDLSRRLTAEAHRHHHLALSTLHVHVSHDDCLEVVVLRGSVAEVRAMADAILTQKGVRMGRLHVMPLP from the coding sequence ATGCAGCGCGTGACCATGACCATCGACGACAGCCAGCTGGACGCGCTGGACGCCTATGCCGACCGGCGCGGCTATCCCAGCCGGTCCGAGGCGATGCGCGACATCCTGGCCGGCATGCAGATGGCCGAGACCGACGCCGACCCGGATGCCGCCTGCATCGCGACGCTGAGCTATCTGTTCGATCACGAGGCGCGCGACCTGTCGCGCCGCCTGACGGCCGAGGCGCATCGCCATCACCACCTGGCGCTGTCCACGCTGCATGTCCATGTCAGCCATGACGACTGCCTGGAGGTGGTGGTGCTGCGCGGATCGGTGGCCGAGGTGCGGGCCATGGCCGACGCCATCCTGACGCAGAAGGGCGTCAGGATGGGCCGCCTGCATGTCATGCCCCTGCCGTGA
- a CDS encoding ABC transporter substrate-binding protein — protein sequence MRLALALTALLAPLPAAAAPDLVLAIGGEPETGFDPIRGWGTYGNPLFQSTLLRRDADLATQPDLAEDWQLSEDRLVWTVTLREGVRFSDGSPLTARDAAFTFMTAKQVPDSLDLSAMDRAEALDDRTLRITLNRPWITFTETFYTLGIVPEASYGPGYGRAPVGSGPYSLVSWSEGEQLIVRRNEAYHGQMPQFEQITFLFTGADTGLAAAQAGQAHLVAVPAQLAGRVPQGFRPVVAQTVDNRGLSMPADAPVTSDPAIRQALNLGLDRALIAEVALEGHGTPAFGPADGLPWAGPDDLLEHDAQAAMAVLDRAGWLPGPDGIRARDGLRAAIALNYPAGDPTRQALAEVTAELARPLGIQVTPKGGSWDAIQRVMHDEPVVFGFGSHSPYQLYTLYSSAVARTGWMNPGGYASAEVDAVFARAQAAESMEAAAPIWAEAAAHYGVHGDNAWVWLVNLDHVYLAHDCLDLGATQIEPHGHGWPVTATLADWRWTCG from the coding sequence ATGCGCCTCGCCCTTGCCCTGACCGCGCTGCTGGCACCGCTGCCGGCGGCCGCCGCGCCCGACCTGGTCCTGGCCATCGGCGGCGAGCCCGAGACCGGCTTCGACCCGATCCGGGGCTGGGGCACCTATGGCAACCCGCTGTTCCAGTCGACCCTGCTGCGCCGCGACGCCGATCTGGCCACGCAGCCGGACCTGGCCGAGGACTGGCAGCTGTCCGAGGACCGGCTGGTCTGGACCGTGACCCTCCGCGAGGGGGTGCGGTTTTCCGACGGATCGCCCCTGACGGCGCGGGATGCGGCCTTCACCTTCATGACCGCGAAGCAGGTCCCCGACAGCCTGGACCTGTCCGCGATGGACCGGGCCGAGGCGCTGGACGACCGCACCCTCCGCATCACGCTGAACCGCCCCTGGATCACCTTCACCGAGACCTTTTACACCTTGGGCATCGTTCCCGAGGCGAGCTATGGCCCCGGATATGGCCGCGCGCCGGTGGGATCGGGGCCCTACAGCCTGGTCTCGTGGTCCGAGGGCGAACAGCTGATCGTGCGCCGCAACGAGGCCTATCACGGCCAGATGCCGCAGTTCGAGCAGATCACCTTCCTGTTCACCGGGGCCGATACCGGGCTGGCGGCGGCGCAGGCTGGGCAGGCGCATCTGGTGGCCGTGCCCGCGCAACTGGCCGGGCGGGTGCCGCAGGGCTTTCGGCCCGTGGTCGCGCAGACGGTGGACAATCGGGGCCTGTCGATGCCCGCGGATGCGCCCGTCACCTCGGACCCGGCGATCCGGCAGGCGCTGAATCTGGGCCTTGATCGCGCGCTGATCGCCGAGGTCGCGCTGGAGGGGCATGGCACCCCCGCCTTCGGCCCCGCCGACGGCCTGCCTTGGGCCGGGCCGGACGACCTGTTGGAGCATGACGCGCAGGCCGCGATGGCGGTGCTGGACCGGGCCGGATGGCTGCCCGGCCCCGACGGCATCCGCGCCCGCGACGGGCTGCGGGCGGCCATCGCGCTGAACTATCCGGCGGGCGATCCGACGCGGCAGGCCCTGGCCGAGGTCACGGCGGAGCTGGCCCGCCCCCTGGGCATCCAGGTCACCCCCAAGGGCGGCAGCTGGGACGCGATCCAGCGGGTGATGCATGACGAGCCCGTGGTCTTCGGCTTCGGCAGCCATTCGCCCTATCAGCTCTATACGCTCTATTCCTCGGCGGTGGCGCGGACGGGCTGGATGAATCCCGGCGGCTATGCCAGCGCCGAGGTCGATGCCGTCTTCGCCCGCGCCCAGGCCGCCGAAAGCATGGAGGCCGCCGCCCCGATCTGGGCCGAGGCCGCGGCCCATTACGGCGTGCATGGCGACAATGCCTGGGTCTGGCTGGTCAATCTGGACCATGTCTATCTGGCGCATGACTGCCTGGATCTGGGCGCCACCCAGATCGAGCCGCATGGCCATGGCTGGCCCGTCACCGCGACCTTGGCCGATTGGCGCTGGACCTGCGGATGA
- a CDS encoding ABC transporter permease, which translates to MALDLRMRALAHAVAVLAAVALAVFGLMRASPVDPVAAYLGPAMAQASPEQMARIAESWGLDRPAPERFARWAGQVLRGDLGWSTTYAAPVGQVLGERLGASALLAGLAWALSGVLGFALGLVAAMARDRWPDRVIRLWCYVLAATPTFWLGMVMIALFAVGLGWAPVCCAGPIGVPSDQAGLADRLRHLALPLTALTLFGVAQIALHTRIKAIEILQSDPVTLARLQGAGPGDILWRHVARNAALPGVTVLFASLGEIIGGAILAEQVFAWPGLGRATIEAGMRGDVALLLAIAMLTAVVVVAANLAADRLAPALDPRQRAR; encoded by the coding sequence TTGGCGCTGGACCTGCGGATGAGGGCTTTGGCCCATGCGGTCGCGGTGCTGGCGGCGGTGGCGCTGGCGGTCTTCGGGCTGATGCGCGCATCCCCCGTCGATCCGGTCGCGGCCTATCTGGGCCCGGCGATGGCGCAGGCCAGTCCCGAACAGATGGCCCGCATCGCCGAAAGCTGGGGGCTGGACCGGCCCGCGCCGGAACGGTTCGCGCGATGGGCGGGGCAGGTGCTGCGGGGCGATCTGGGCTGGTCCACGACCTATGCCGCCCCGGTGGGGCAGGTTCTGGGCGAAAGGCTGGGGGCATCGGCGCTGCTGGCGGGGCTGGCCTGGGCGCTGTCGGGGGTGCTGGGCTTTGCGCTCGGGCTGGTGGCGGCGATGGCGCGGGACCGCTGGCCGGACCGGGTGATCCGGCTGTGGTGCTATGTGCTGGCGGCGACGCCGACCTTCTGGCTGGGCATGGTGATGATCGCGCTCTTCGCGGTGGGCCTGGGCTGGGCGCCGGTCTGTTGCGCGGGGCCGATCGGGGTGCCGTCGGATCAGGCGGGCCTGGCCGACCGGCTGCGGCACCTGGCGCTGCCTTTGACGGCGCTGACGCTGTTCGGCGTGGCCCAGATCGCGCTGCATACCCGCATCAAGGCCATCGAGATCCTGCAATCCGACCCCGTGACCCTGGCGCGCCTGCAGGGCGCGGGGCCGGGCGATATCCTGTGGCGCCATGTGGCCCGCAACGCCGCCCTGCCGGGGGTGACCGTGCTGTTCGCATCCCTGGGCGAGATCATCGGCGGGGCGATCCTGGCCGAACAGGTCTTTGCCTGGCCCGGCCTCGGCCGCGCCACGATCGAGGCCGGGATGCGCGGCGACGTGGCCCTGCTGCTGGCCATCGCGATGCTGACGGCGGTGGTGGTGGTCGCCGCAAACCTGGCCGCCGACCGGCTGGCCCCGGCGCTGGACCCGCGTCAGAGGGCGCGATGA
- a CDS encoding ABC transporter permease: MTPRLALTSAVAAAVLLALPLAALMLGDLGIRADFGARNLGPGPSHPLGTDPMGRDLAARVVHGLVLSLQIGLIAGALSTALAVAVAVTSSLGRAADAVMGFLTDVMLALPHLMLLILISFALGGGTGAVITAIALSHWPRLARLLRAEIRQLQAAPYVEASRAFGRSRLFIARHHLLPHLVPQALTGFVLMFPHAILHEAGLTFLGFGLDPTQPAIGVMLSEAMRHLGAGRWWLAVGPGAALVLMVLCLERLADAIHRRTNPREGRIWA, encoded by the coding sequence ATGACCCCGCGTCTGGCCCTGACATCGGCCGTCGCGGCGGCGGTCCTGCTGGCTTTGCCGCTGGCCGCGCTGATGCTGGGCGATCTGGGGATCCGGGCGGATTTCGGGGCGCGCAACCTGGGGCCGGGGCCCTCCCATCCGCTCGGGACCGATCCGATGGGGCGGGATCTGGCGGCGCGGGTGGTCCATGGGCTGGTCCTCAGCCTGCAGATCGGGCTGATCGCGGGGGCGCTGTCCACGGCGCTGGCGGTGGCGGTCGCGGTGACCTCCAGCCTGGGGCGGGCGGCGGATGCGGTCATGGGGTTTCTGACCGACGTGATGCTGGCCTTGCCGCATCTGATGCTGCTGATCCTGATCAGCTTTGCGCTTGGCGGCGGGACGGGGGCGGTGATCACCGCCATCGCGCTGTCCCATTGGCCGCGCCTGGCCCGGCTGCTGCGGGCCGAGATCCGCCAGCTGCAGGCCGCCCCCTATGTCGAGGCGTCGCGCGCCTTCGGCCGGTCGCGCCTGTTTATCGCGCGCCACCACCTGCTGCCGCATCTGGTCCCGCAGGCGCTGACCGGATTCGTGCTGATGTTTCCCCATGCGATCCTGCACGAGGCCGGGCTGACCTTTCTGGGCTTCGGGCTGGATCCGACCCAGCCCGCCATCGGCGTCATGCTGTCCGAGGCGATGCGCCATCTGGGCGCGGGCCGCTGGTGGCTGGCGGTCGGGCCGGGGGCGGCGCTGGTCCTGATGGTGCTGTGCCTGGAGCGGCTGGCCGATGCGATCCACCGCCGCACCAACCCGCGCGAGGGTCGGATATGGGCCTGA
- a CDS encoding ATP-binding cassette domain-containing protein: MAHAVVGALPGNARVAGRIAVAGRTGFLPQQSGWLDPTATVGAQIAWAARRAGRPAGTEGRLAAMDLGPEVARLYPHQLSGGMARRVLMAMALIGGPALLVADEPTVGLDPASAARLLGAMRDHAGRGGAVLLITHDLGAALPVADRVAMIEDGRLTPPCAAAAFAGCGADLPPAARRQWRALPQNAFSDA, encoded by the coding sequence TTGGCCCATGCGGTGGTCGGCGCGCTGCCGGGGAATGCGCGGGTGGCGGGGCGGATCGCGGTCGCGGGGCGGACAGGCTTTCTGCCCCAGCAGAGCGGCTGGCTGGACCCGACCGCGACGGTGGGCGCCCAGATCGCGTGGGCCGCCCGGCGCGCGGGCCGCCCCGCCGGGACCGAGGGGCGTCTGGCGGCGATGGATCTGGGGCCGGAGGTGGCGCGGCTTTATCCGCATCAGCTGTCGGGGGGCATGGCCCGGCGGGTGCTGATGGCGATGGCGCTGATCGGGGGGCCGGCGCTGCTGGTCGCGGACGAGCCGACGGTGGGGCTGGACCCGGCCTCTGCGGCGCGGCTTCTGGGGGCGATGCGCGATCATGCGGGGCGGGGCGGGGCGGTGCTGCTGATCACCCATGACCTGGGCGCGGCCCTGCCGGTGGCGGACCGGGTCGCGATGATCGAGGATGGCCGCCTGACGCCCCCCTGCGCGGCCGCGGCCTTTGCCGGATGCGGCGCGGACCTGCCGCCCGCCGCCCGCCGCCAGTGGCGCGCCCTGCCGCAGAACGCGTTCAGCGATGCTTGA
- a CDS encoding ABC transporter ATP-binding protein, with amino-acid sequence MLEARGIAIAQGGRILARGIDLDLRAGECLGLAGPSGSGKTTLGRALAGLHPLAAGTLRLPARQGPGHPVQYLHQDAAAAMNPRWTVARILAEAGPPQPALARALGVEPDPGRHPHTLSGGQRQRLQILRGLLARPRILIADEITASLDPASQAAIWRVLGDLCRDRGIAILAISHDAALLDRIAHRRMRMPRPLEVQT; translated from the coding sequence ATGCTTGAGGCGCGCGGCATCGCCATCGCCCAAGGCGGCCGCATCCTGGCCCGGGGGATCGACCTGGACCTGCGGGCGGGCGAATGCCTGGGCCTGGCCGGGCCCTCGGGATCGGGCAAGACGACCTTGGGCCGGGCCTTGGCCGGGCTGCATCCGCTGGCCGCGGGAACCCTGCGCCTGCCCGCGCGCCAAGGGCCGGGCCATCCGGTCCAGTATCTGCATCAGGACGCGGCGGCGGCGATGAACCCGCGCTGGACCGTGGCCCGCATCCTGGCCGAGGCGGGACCGCCCCAGCCCGCCCTGGCGCGCGCCTTGGGCGTCGAGCCGGATCCCGGCCGACACCCGCACACCCTGTCGGGCGGCCAGCGCCAGCGATTGCAGATCCTGCGCGGCCTGCTGGCCCGCCCCCGCATCCTGATCGCGGACGAGATCACGGCCTCGCTGGACCCCGCATCCCAGGCCGCGATCTGGCGCGTGCTGGGCGATCTGTGCCGCGATCGGGGCATCGCCATCCTGGCGATCAGCCATGACGCCGCCCTGCTGGACCGCATCGCGCATCGGCGGATGCGGATGCCCCGGCCGCTCGAGGTTCAGACTTGA
- a CDS encoding IS481 family transposase: MGQVRHGSATTTHAVRAAIQRSQASLAQLSRELGINPKTVAKWRKRETVEDRKTGPKEPRSTVLSEAEEATIVAFRRHTLLPLDDCLYALQPSIPHLTRSALHRCLQRNGISRLPDVGGDKPKRAKFKRYPIGFFHIDIAEVQTAEGKLFLFVAIDRTSKFAVVQLAEKANRKTAWEFLEHLLDVVPYRIHTILTDNGIQFAEQPRNRNTPYSRQMRFDMICEANGIEHRLTKPNHPWTNGQVERMNRTIKDATVKRYHYDSHSQLRTHLADFIAAYNFARRLKTLSGVTPYEYICKVWTSEPDRFIVNPIHQMPGLNTYRGIERVRASFIMALAAGNLARLLKLLAA; this comes from the coding sequence ATGGGACAAGTTCGTCACGGGAGCGCCACGACCACGCACGCTGTCAGAGCTGCAATACAGCGATCGCAAGCTTCGCTCGCGCAGCTGAGCCGGGAGCTCGGCATCAACCCAAAGACTGTCGCGAAGTGGCGCAAGCGCGAGACAGTTGAGGACCGTAAGACTGGGCCGAAGGAGCCACGCTCCACGGTCTTGAGTGAGGCCGAGGAAGCAACAATCGTCGCGTTTCGGCGCCATACGCTGCTGCCGTTGGACGACTGCCTCTACGCTCTTCAGCCCTCTATCCCACATCTGACGCGCTCGGCGCTGCACCGATGCCTGCAGCGGAATGGCATTTCGCGACTGCCGGACGTGGGCGGGGACAAGCCCAAGCGTGCGAAGTTCAAGCGCTACCCGATAGGTTTCTTCCATATCGACATCGCCGAGGTGCAGACGGCCGAAGGCAAGCTCTTCCTCTTCGTAGCCATTGATCGCACCAGCAAATTTGCTGTCGTTCAATTGGCGGAAAAGGCCAACAGGAAAACCGCTTGGGAGTTCCTGGAGCACCTTCTGGACGTCGTGCCCTACCGCATCCACACGATCCTGACCGATAATGGCATCCAGTTCGCAGAGCAGCCTCGAAACCGTAACACTCCTTACTCTCGGCAAATGCGGTTCGACATGATTTGCGAGGCAAACGGGATCGAGCATCGGCTGACCAAGCCCAACCACCCGTGGACGAATGGCCAAGTCGAGCGGATGAACAGGACGATCAAGGACGCGACCGTCAAGCGCTACCACTACGACAGCCACAGCCAGCTGCGCACGCACCTCGCCGATTTCATCGCCGCCTACAATTTCGCACGCAGGCTCAAGACGCTGAGCGGTGTCACACCCTACGAATACATCTGCAAGGTCTGGACTTCAGAGCCAGACAGATTCATCGTCAATCCGATCCACCAGATGCCGGGACTGAACACCTACCGCGGCATCGAGCGCGTAAGAGCGAGCTTCATAATGGCGCTTGCCGCCGGAAATCTCGCCAGACTGCTGAAGCTGCTCGCAGCATGA
- a CDS encoding sulfotransferase family 2 domain-containing protein has translation MLIFWDQQLVFLATPKAGSTAVEMALESLASASLQRPGAMKHTDIATYHRFLGPWLQAQTGQAFTTVALMREPVDWLRSWYRFKLRDDDDDPDHPMLGVSFADFARDYAAPDGPDRLGIVSQAAFLSQGGAQVDRIFRYESMDRFVDFLESRLDCAIELPRANVPPSVDVHLPEDAETRLRQAMRADLTLYDGLSRDG, from the coding sequence ATGCTGATATTCTGGGACCAGCAGCTGGTGTTTCTGGCCACGCCCAAGGCCGGATCGACCGCGGTCGAGATGGCGCTGGAATCGCTGGCCTCGGCATCGCTGCAGCGGCCCGGCGCGATGAAGCATACCGACATCGCCACCTATCACCGGTTTCTGGGGCCGTGGCTTCAGGCCCAGACCGGCCAGGCCTTCACCACCGTCGCCCTGATGCGCGAGCCGGTGGACTGGCTGCGCAGCTGGTACCGCTTCAAGTTGCGCGACGATGACGACGACCCCGACCACCCGATGCTGGGGGTCAGCTTTGCCGATTTCGCCCGCGACTATGCCGCCCCGGACGGGCCGGACAGGCTGGGCATCGTCAGCCAGGCGGCCTTCCTGTCGCAGGGCGGCGCGCAGGTCGACCGGATCTTCCGCTATGAATCCATGGACCGCTTCGTCGATTTCCTGGAATCCCGGCTGGATTGCGCGATCGAGCTGCCGCGCGCCAACGTCCCGCCCAGTGTCGATGTGCACCTGCCCGAGGATGCCGAGACCCGGCTGCGCCAGGCGATGCGGGCCGACCTGACGCTCTATGACGGGCTGTCGCGCGACGGCTGA
- the recA gene encoding recombinase RecA — protein sequence MAQASIFDMTDKRSADKQKALDSALAQIERQFGKGSIMKLGKDSPVAEIEATSTGSLGLDIALGIGGLPKGRIIEIFGPESSGKTTLTLHVVAEEQKKGGVCAFVDAEHALDPQYAKKLGVNLDELLISQPDTGEQALEIVDTLVRSGAVSLVVVDSVAALTPKSEIEGDMGDMQMGSQARLMSQAMRKLTASIGRSNCMVIFINQIRMKIGVMFGNPETTTGGNALKFYASVRLDIRRTGAVKDRDEVVGNSTRVKVVKNKVAPPFRQVEFDIMYGEGISKVGELIDLGVKAGVVEKSGAWYSYGDERIGQGRENAKQFLRDRPEVAFAIEDKIRASHGLEFGVEGGEDESLTEE from the coding sequence ATGGCACAGGCGAGCATCTTCGACATGACGGACAAACGCAGCGCGGACAAGCAGAAGGCCTTGGACAGCGCATTGGCTCAGATCGAACGCCAGTTCGGCAAGGGCTCGATCATGAAGCTGGGCAAGGACAGCCCCGTGGCCGAGATCGAGGCGACCTCGACCGGGTCCTTGGGTCTGGACATCGCGCTTGGCATCGGCGGGCTGCCCAAGGGCCGGATCATCGAGATCTTCGGGCCGGAAAGCTCGGGCAAGACGACGCTGACGCTGCATGTCGTGGCCGAGGAGCAGAAGAAGGGCGGCGTCTGCGCCTTCGTCGATGCGGAACATGCGCTGGATCCGCAATATGCCAAGAAGCTGGGCGTGAACCTAGACGAGCTGCTGATCAGCCAGCCCGACACGGGCGAGCAGGCGCTGGAGATCGTGGACACGCTGGTGCGGTCGGGCGCGGTCAGCCTGGTCGTGGTCGATTCGGTCGCGGCGCTGACGCCCAAATCCGAAATCGAGGGCGACATGGGCGACATGCAGATGGGCAGCCAGGCCCGTCTGATGAGCCAGGCCATGCGCAAGCTGACCGCCAGCATCGGCCGCTCGAACTGCATGGTGATCTTCATCAACCAGATCCGCATGAAGATCGGCGTCATGTTCGGCAACCCCGAGACGACGACGGGCGGCAACGCGCTGAAATTCTATGCCTCGGTCCGTCTGGACATCCGCCGCACCGGCGCCGTCAAGGACCGCGATGAGGTGGTGGGCAACTCGACCCGCGTGAAGGTGGTCAAGAACAAGGTCGCGCCGCCCTTCCGGCAGGTGGAATTCGACATCATGTATGGCGAAGGCATCAGCAAGGTGGGCGAACTGATCGACCTGGGCGTCAAGGCCGGCGTGGTCGAGAAGTCGGGCGCCTGGTATTCCTATGGCGACGAGCGGATCGGCCAGGGCCGCGAGAACGCCAAGCAGTTTCTGCGCGACCGTCCCGAGGTGGCTTTCGCCATCGAGGACAAGATCCGCGCCAGCCACGGGCTGGAATTCGGGGTCGAGGGCGGCGAGGACGAATCGCTGACCGAGGAGTGA